One window of Posidoniimonas polymericola genomic DNA carries:
- a CDS encoding M48 family metalloprotease, translated as MPTRGRSSGSYGRSSGRGMFGGGLKMRLLIAAGLAIFALISYYGSPGDKNQITGETERVAMADEEQEMALGAQAAPEMIQQHGGASRGAGAERVRQMGIRLLGGLEDYIAKIEQEKGIDLENPYNFNFTLLADPQTVNAFALPGGQVFITEALYRRLETEGELAGVLGHEIGHVIERHGNKRMAQQQLFAGLAAAGGVAGGDVNSQRMSQAIAQMVSMQYGRDDELESDRWGVRLCAEAGYDPRAMIGLMKVLEEASGGGGPPEMLSTHPKPANRVKYIQEVIQMEFPNGIPEGLRP; from the coding sequence ATGCCAACCCGTGGGCGGAGTTCCGGCAGCTACGGCCGCAGCAGCGGGCGGGGGATGTTCGGCGGCGGCCTGAAGATGCGGCTGCTGATCGCCGCCGGCCTGGCGATCTTCGCGCTGATCTCCTACTACGGCAGCCCCGGCGACAAGAACCAGATCACCGGCGAAACCGAACGCGTCGCGATGGCCGACGAGGAGCAGGAGATGGCCCTCGGCGCCCAGGCCGCTCCGGAGATGATCCAACAGCACGGCGGGGCGAGCCGGGGCGCGGGCGCCGAGCGGGTCCGGCAGATGGGCATCCGGCTGTTGGGGGGACTCGAGGACTACATCGCCAAGATCGAGCAAGAAAAAGGGATCGATCTCGAGAACCCGTACAACTTCAACTTCACCCTGCTGGCCGACCCGCAAACAGTCAACGCGTTTGCGCTGCCTGGCGGCCAAGTGTTCATCACCGAGGCGCTCTACCGCCGCCTCGAAACCGAGGGCGAGCTGGCCGGCGTTTTGGGCCACGAGATCGGCCACGTGATTGAGCGGCACGGCAACAAGCGGATGGCCCAGCAGCAGCTGTTCGCCGGGCTGGCCGCGGCCGGCGGCGTCGCCGGCGGCGACGTCAACAGCCAGCGGATGTCGCAGGCGATCGCCCAAATGGTGAGCATGCAGTACGGCCGCGACGACGAGCTCGAGAGCGACCGCTGGGGCGTCCGACTGTGCGCGGAAGCGGGCTACGACCCCCGCGCGATGATCGGCCTGATGAAGGTCCTCGAAGAAGCAAGCGGCGGCGGCGGCCCCCCCGAAATGCTCAGCACGCACCCCAAGCCAGCCAACCGGGTGAAGTACATTCAAGAGGTCATCCAGATGGAATTCCCCAATGGGATTCCCGAGGGGCTGCGGCCTTAG
- a CDS encoding NAD(P)-dependent oxidoreductase: protein MKISPESTKIGWIGTGVMGRSMAGHLQAAGYQLTVYNRTNEKAQTLLDGGAAWADTPQTVAAASDVVFSIVGYPADVRSVILGPDGALAGANSGAVLVDMTTSEPSLAVEIAEQAAAKNVVSIDAPVSGGDVGAKNAALSIMIGGDEQTVADLGPLWELMGKTIVHQGGPGAGQHTKCVNQTLVAGQMVSVCESLLYAAQAGLDPATVLESVGSGAAGSWSLTNLGPRIIAGNFEPGFYIEHFLKDMRIVLEEARRMNLSLPGLALCDQLYRAAAAQGHARDGTHALMLALAKLNAVEWETGTPPGR from the coding sequence ATGAAGATCTCCCCTGAATCGACCAAGATTGGCTGGATCGGAACCGGCGTGATGGGCCGCAGCATGGCGGGCCACCTGCAGGCCGCCGGCTACCAGTTGACCGTCTACAACCGCACCAATGAGAAGGCCCAGACGCTGCTCGACGGCGGGGCCGCGTGGGCCGACACGCCGCAGACGGTCGCCGCGGCTTCCGACGTAGTGTTCTCGATCGTCGGCTACCCGGCCGACGTGCGGAGCGTGATCCTCGGCCCCGACGGCGCGCTCGCCGGCGCCAACAGCGGCGCCGTGCTGGTCGACATGACCACCAGCGAGCCCTCGCTCGCGGTGGAGATTGCCGAGCAGGCCGCCGCCAAGAATGTGGTGAGCATCGACGCGCCGGTCTCTGGCGGCGATGTCGGCGCGAAGAACGCCGCACTCTCGATCATGATCGGCGGCGACGAGCAGACGGTCGCCGACCTGGGTCCGTTGTGGGAGCTGATGGGCAAGACCATCGTCCACCAGGGCGGCCCCGGAGCCGGCCAGCACACCAAGTGCGTCAACCAGACCCTGGTCGCCGGCCAGATGGTGAGCGTCTGCGAGTCGCTGCTCTACGCCGCCCAAGCGGGCCTCGACCCGGCCACGGTGCTCGAGTCGGTCGGCTCCGGCGCGGCGGGCAGCTGGTCGCTGACCAACCTCGGGCCGCGGATCATCGCCGGCAACTTCGAGCCCGGCTTCTACATCGAGCACTTCCTCAAGGACATGCGGATCGTGCTCGAGGAGGCCCGCCGCATGAACCTCAGCCTGCCCGGCCTGGCCCTTTGCGACCAACTCTACCGAGCCGCCGCCGCCCAGGGCCACGCCCGCGACGGCACCCACGCGCTAATGCTGGCGTTGGCGAAGCTGAATGCGGTGGAGTGGGAGACCGGCACGCCTCCCGGCCGCTAG
- a CDS encoding endonuclease/exonuclease/phosphatase family protein, translating into MKRTLRYAAFLLTLGVDMFLSSPRVFASTFVDRFLETDLRVATYNVFFDANFSPNARTDPETPERFARVVNALDADVLNLQEIYNHSAQDVFELMSAVAPLPDGQQWHTHQYSDNVIVSRYPFKSVSGRNGWAEALIDLPDQHYDVDLFIMNDHYACCNNEYSRQLSADRMIAHLQDLRTPGGRVDLPTQTPILILGDLNIVRSGRPLETLLNGGVVYEGQDSPPDWDGTSLANALPLHNGVGPENYTWRDDSDVFDPGVLDFVLYTDSVLTTANKFVLNSTTMSATDLAATGLQPNDVFVRVDRGFYDHLPVVVDFRSTAVPEPNAVLLLVVGLAFRFNLERSNRSRN; encoded by the coding sequence ATGAAACGAACTTTGAGATACGCGGCGTTCCTTCTGACGCTCGGCGTCGATATGTTCCTGTCGAGTCCGCGAGTCTTCGCGTCGACGTTCGTCGACCGATTCTTGGAAACCGATCTCCGTGTCGCTACCTACAACGTGTTCTTTGACGCCAATTTCTCACCCAACGCTCGCACGGACCCGGAGACCCCCGAACGGTTTGCGCGGGTAGTCAACGCGTTGGACGCTGACGTGCTCAACCTGCAAGAGATCTACAACCACTCGGCGCAGGATGTCTTTGAGCTGATGTCGGCTGTCGCCCCGCTGCCCGATGGCCAGCAGTGGCACACCCACCAGTACAGCGACAACGTTATTGTCAGCCGCTACCCATTCAAGTCCGTGAGCGGCCGAAACGGCTGGGCCGAAGCGCTCATCGATCTCCCTGATCAGCACTACGACGTCGACTTGTTCATCATGAACGATCATTACGCGTGCTGCAACAACGAGTATAGCCGGCAGCTATCAGCGGACCGCATGATCGCCCATTTGCAGGACCTCCGCACACCGGGCGGTCGCGTCGACCTCCCCACCCAGACGCCGATTTTGATCCTTGGCGACTTGAACATCGTTCGCTCGGGACGACCCTTAGAGACCCTGCTTAACGGCGGCGTGGTGTATGAGGGCCAAGACTCCCCGCCCGATTGGGATGGCACTTCTCTTGCTAACGCATTGCCGCTGCACAATGGGGTGGGTCCGGAGAACTACACTTGGCGGGACGACAGCGACGTCTTCGACCCAGGGGTGCTCGACTTCGTGCTCTACACCGACAGCGTGCTCACCACCGCCAACAAGTTCGTCCTCAATTCGACGACCATGTCTGCCACAGACCTCGCCGCCACGGGGCTGCAACCGAACGACGTCTTCGTCCGAGTCGACCGCGGCTTCTATGATCACCTGCCGGTGGTAGTCGACTTCCGCTCCACCGCAGTGCCCGAACCAAATGCGGTGCTCCTGCTGGTGGTCGGTCTGGCATTTCGATTCAACCTAGAACGCAGCAATCGAAGCCGCAATTGA
- a CDS encoding T6SS immunity protein Tdi1 domain-containing protein, whose amino-acid sequence MFDQFNSSFQLTNLESRESNQSILTAVEPYAPGFSQLIGDYGGGTFESGLYRLHGSGDLMAWTESITAVFPRFANRLVCFAFDWLGRHFALDRKRVVDGRMQVLLLEPGAGEAMQVPADLQAFHNVELVEYRNDALASDFFSRWIDSGGAPPAYNQYVGYKVPLFLGGSDDEQNLELSDMDVYWTICGQLLNSSRGESAS is encoded by the coding sequence ATGTTCGATCAGTTCAATTCGAGTTTTCAGCTGACCAACCTCGAATCCCGCGAATCGAACCAGAGTATTCTGACCGCCGTCGAACCGTACGCTCCAGGATTCTCGCAGCTGATTGGGGACTACGGAGGCGGGACGTTCGAGAGCGGCCTTTACCGCTTGCACGGCAGCGGCGATCTGATGGCGTGGACAGAGAGCATTACAGCGGTGTTCCCGCGGTTCGCGAACCGCCTAGTCTGCTTTGCATTCGATTGGCTGGGACGCCACTTCGCTCTTGATCGAAAGCGGGTCGTGGATGGGCGGATGCAGGTGCTGCTGCTCGAACCAGGCGCCGGGGAAGCGATGCAGGTACCGGCAGACCTCCAAGCGTTTCACAACGTCGAACTCGTCGAATATCGCAACGACGCGCTGGCATCGGACTTCTTCTCTCGTTGGATCGATTCCGGCGGTGCGCCACCGGCGTACAACCAGTACGTCGGTTACAAGGTTCCCCTGTTTCTCGGTGGCAGTGACGACGAACAAAACCTTGAGCTTTCCGACATGGACGTGTACTGGACGATTTGTGGGCAGTTGCTTAATAGCTCACGTGGAGAGTCCGCTTCCTAG
- a CDS encoding exo-beta-N-acetylmuramidase NamZ family protein — protein sequence MTSSSIAYGVDQLTRGAATLPPGRYGMLTNDAARTVDGATLSRVAVVQAGVELRRLFSPEHGIAADAADGARVADGVDAATGLEIVSLYGERLRPLPAALADLDGVLVDLPDIGARFYTYIWSLSHLLEVGGELGLPITVLDRPNPIGGDLTAAEGPLLDVDACSGFLGRYPMPVRHSLTIGELARLWNAEEQLGVELTVVPTAGWDRGDHQPATGAPFVPTSPAIACYESALLYPGVCLFEATNLSVGRRTPQAFQQVGAPWLDADAACEAFNKAALPGIASEAVAFTPTLEPHAGERCQGVRLIVTDPAEVRPVAAGLALLAIVMRQSPGAFAWRPYPTAANPSGERHFDLLVGRRGVGELLADSHRDLPRLVAELTAAPGWRERAEPHLLY from the coding sequence ATGACTTCTTCCTCCATCGCCTACGGCGTCGACCAACTCACCCGCGGGGCCGCCACGCTCCCGCCGGGCCGCTACGGCATGCTCACCAACGACGCCGCTCGGACCGTGGACGGGGCGACGCTGAGCCGCGTGGCGGTCGTGCAGGCGGGCGTCGAACTGCGGCGGCTGTTCTCGCCGGAGCACGGCATTGCCGCCGACGCGGCCGATGGGGCGAGGGTCGCCGATGGGGTCGACGCGGCGACTGGGTTGGAGATCGTGAGCCTGTACGGCGAGCGGCTCCGGCCATTGCCCGCGGCGCTCGCCGACCTTGATGGGGTGCTGGTCGACCTGCCGGACATTGGTGCCCGGTTCTACACCTACATCTGGAGCCTGTCGCACCTGCTCGAGGTGGGCGGCGAACTCGGGCTGCCGATCACGGTGCTCGATCGGCCGAACCCCATCGGCGGCGACCTGACGGCGGCCGAGGGGCCGCTGCTCGACGTCGACGCCTGCAGTGGGTTCTTGGGGCGGTACCCGATGCCGGTCAGGCACTCGCTCACGATTGGCGAGCTCGCCCGGCTCTGGAACGCCGAAGAGCAGCTCGGCGTCGAGCTGACTGTCGTGCCGACCGCCGGCTGGGACCGCGGCGACCATCAGCCGGCGACCGGCGCGCCGTTCGTGCCGACCTCGCCAGCGATCGCCTGCTACGAGAGCGCGCTCTTGTACCCGGGCGTCTGCCTGTTCGAGGCGACCAACCTCAGTGTCGGCCGGCGCACGCCGCAAGCCTTCCAGCAGGTCGGCGCGCCGTGGCTCGACGCCGACGCCGCATGCGAGGCGTTCAACAAGGCCGCCCTGCCGGGAATCGCTAGCGAAGCCGTCGCGTTCACTCCAACCCTCGAGCCGCACGCGGGCGAGCGCTGCCAAGGCGTGCGACTCATCGTCACCGACCCCGCGGAAGTTCGGCCGGTGGCTGCCGGCTTGGCGCTGCTCGCCATTGTGATGCGGCAGTCGCCCGGAGCGTTCGCCTGGCGCCCCTACCCGACCGCGGCCAACCCTTCCGGCGAGCGGCACTTCGACCTCTTGGTGGGCCGGCGGGGCGTCGGCGAGTTGCTCGCCGACAGCCACCGCGACCTGCCGCGGCTCGTCGCCGAGCTGACTGCGGCGCCCGGCTGGCGAGAGCGGGCCGAGCCGCACCTGCTGTATTAG
- a CDS encoding aspartate:alanine exchanger family transporter, giving the protein MDQLVTQFNEQPVLALSALIAAGMLLGRIKWWGISLGASGVLFAAMLMGHWGVVLPKAFTALGVVLFTYSVGLQAGPHFVRTVKRYGLSYLVLAVFTLGVAWIAAFGCAKLLGINAMLTTGIYTGALTSTPGLAASLQTLKDPTISVGYGVAYPLGVIGVVLFVQVAPRVLKIDWQKEIERSNQGNGQPSIEAVWLRITNPQIEGKTIGEVEAAAVSDAVISRVIDTYVAMTPQASTRLCVDQHVRIVGTEAEIDKLELLLGPREPGFKEPKSVISSATLIVTEEAICGKSLESLHLRERHGVTISRIWRDEFEFVPQGRTTLQFGDEVRVVGDVADLARIEPIIGHQAQRLNETPFLPFALGLLAGVVVGDIPITLSPAVSFKLGMAGGPLTAGLIAGHFGRIAKINFRMPVAARRFVNDLGLILFLGGAGCDAGASFWEVIQSQGASLLLASAIVTIAPLAGAWGLARYAFRWDALNSLGAVCGAMTSTPGLGAVTRVADSSAPSTAYVAVYPVALLAVTLLAPLLGKLL; this is encoded by the coding sequence ATGGATCAGCTAGTTACCCAGTTCAACGAGCAGCCGGTGCTCGCCCTCTCGGCCCTAATCGCGGCCGGCATGCTGCTGGGGCGGATCAAGTGGTGGGGGATCTCGCTGGGGGCATCCGGCGTGCTGTTCGCCGCGATGCTGATGGGGCACTGGGGCGTGGTGCTGCCGAAGGCGTTCACGGCGCTCGGCGTGGTGCTGTTCACCTACTCGGTCGGCCTGCAAGCCGGGCCGCACTTTGTCCGCACGGTCAAACGCTACGGCCTGTCGTACCTCGTGCTGGCTGTGTTCACGCTCGGTGTGGCCTGGATTGCCGCGTTCGGCTGCGCCAAGCTGCTCGGCATCAACGCGATGCTCACCACCGGCATCTACACCGGCGCGCTGACTTCGACGCCGGGCCTGGCGGCCTCGCTCCAAACGCTCAAGGACCCGACCATCTCGGTCGGCTACGGCGTCGCGTACCCGCTGGGCGTCATCGGCGTGGTGCTGTTCGTGCAGGTCGCCCCCCGTGTCCTGAAGATCGACTGGCAGAAGGAAATCGAGCGTTCCAACCAGGGCAACGGCCAGCCCAGCATCGAGGCCGTGTGGCTGCGGATCACCAACCCGCAGATCGAGGGGAAGACCATCGGCGAGGTCGAGGCGGCGGCGGTCTCCGACGCGGTGATCTCGCGGGTGATCGACACCTACGTGGCGATGACCCCGCAGGCCTCGACCCGCCTGTGCGTCGACCAGCACGTGCGGATCGTCGGCACAGAGGCCGAGATCGACAAGCTCGAGCTGCTGCTCGGCCCCCGCGAGCCGGGCTTCAAGGAGCCGAAGTCGGTGATCTCGTCCGCCACGCTGATCGTCACTGAGGAGGCGATCTGCGGCAAGAGCCTCGAGAGCCTGCACCTCCGCGAGCGGCACGGCGTGACGATCTCGCGGATCTGGCGGGACGAGTTCGAGTTCGTGCCGCAGGGCCGCACCACGCTGCAGTTCGGCGACGAGGTGCGCGTCGTCGGTGACGTGGCCGACCTCGCCCGGATCGAGCCGATCATCGGCCACCAGGCGCAGCGGCTCAACGAGACCCCATTCCTGCCGTTTGCCCTCGGCCTGCTGGCCGGCGTGGTGGTGGGCGACATCCCGATCACTCTCTCGCCGGCCGTGTCGTTCAAGCTCGGCATGGCGGGCGGGCCGCTCACCGCCGGCCTGATCGCGGGGCACTTCGGCCGGATCGCGAAGATCAACTTCCGCATGCCGGTCGCCGCCCGGCGGTTCGTCAACGACCTCGGCCTGATCCTGTTCCTCGGCGGCGCCGGGTGCGACGCCGGCGCCAGCTTCTGGGAGGTGATCCAGAGCCAGGGGGCGAGCCTGCTGTTGGCCTCGGCGATTGTCACCATCGCCCCGCTGGCCGGCGCCTGGGGCCTGGCCCGCTACGCCTTCCGCTGGGACGCGCTCAACAGCCTCGGCGCCGTGTGCGGCGCGATGACCAGCACGCCCGGCCTGGGCGCCGTGACCCGCGTGGCCGACTCGTCGGCCCCGTCGACTGCCTACGTGGCGGTGTACCCGGTGGCGCTCTTGGCAGTGACGCTGCTGGCGCCGCTGTTGGGCAAGCTGCTGTAG
- a CDS encoding ankyrin repeat domain-containing protein codes for MTLPREIVGQFIDATVNDHAAAERLLAKYPGLRTATWLGDECVLNFLVIERFLAGIEFCLKHGFDANFRDDDCGTTPLHYACVLNYPEIAEALLDAGADVSAACGALGAPLATAVQSGNAALVDLLLTHGADPNYESVFGESVFDAWPVGAETELATVLEKHQVRR; via the coding sequence ATGACCCTACCGCGAGAGATTGTCGGCCAGTTCATCGACGCCACGGTTAACGACCACGCCGCCGCCGAACGGTTGCTCGCCAAGTACCCGGGCCTGCGCACCGCGACCTGGCTCGGCGACGAGTGTGTGCTGAACTTCCTAGTGATCGAGCGTTTTCTGGCCGGCATTGAATTTTGCTTGAAGCACGGCTTCGATGCCAACTTCCGCGACGATGACTGCGGCACGACGCCGCTGCACTACGCTTGTGTGCTCAACTACCCGGAGATCGCCGAGGCCTTGCTCGACGCCGGCGCCGACGTATCCGCCGCGTGCGGAGCTCTTGGCGCCCCACTGGCAACAGCGGTCCAGTCGGGCAACGCCGCCTTGGTGGACCTCCTGCTCACCCATGGCGCTGACCCCAACTACGAAAGCGTCTTTGGGGAATCGGTGTTCGACGCCTGGCCGGTTGGCGCGGAGACAGAGCTCGCCACGGTGTTGGAGAAGCACCAGGTTCGGCGTTAG
- the ribB gene encoding 3,4-dihydroxy-2-butanone-4-phosphate synthase, producing MPSRFSSIEDAVEAIRQGRVVVVVDAEDRENEGDFVCAAEKVTPETVNFMITHGRGQLCAPLLPEVSERLGLHPMVENNNAPLRTNYTVPVDHRTARTGITAGERATTIQELCNPNSVPTDFVRPGHLFPLVAKEGGVLRRAGHTEAAVDLARMAGLTPAGVLCEILNDTGDRADRDQLTAFSEQHGLPIISIEQLIAYRRVREKLVHREAEAKLPTKYGEGRIICYRVEHETMEPVVFTMGDLASADAPLVRLHSSCFTGDLLESLRCDCGDQLHMALDMISREGVGALVYLPQEGRGIGLPAKIKAYALQDDGMDTVEANVALGFKVDPRDYGVGIQLLKDLGLRKIRLLTNNPKKTDAFVYGGYDLEVVDQVPIVGPMNKHNEKYLSTKRDKMGHQLPGK from the coding sequence GTGCCCAGCCGTTTTTCGAGTATCGAGGACGCCGTCGAGGCGATCCGCCAAGGCCGCGTCGTGGTGGTAGTGGACGCCGAGGACCGCGAGAACGAGGGTGATTTTGTCTGCGCCGCAGAGAAGGTCACCCCCGAGACCGTCAACTTCATGATCACCCACGGCCGCGGCCAGCTGTGCGCGCCGCTGCTGCCGGAGGTGAGCGAGCGGCTCGGCCTGCACCCAATGGTCGAGAACAACAACGCGCCGCTGCGGACCAACTACACCGTGCCGGTCGACCACCGCACCGCCCGCACCGGCATCACCGCCGGCGAGCGGGCGACCACCATCCAGGAGCTGTGCAACCCGAACAGCGTCCCCACCGACTTCGTCCGGCCGGGGCACCTGTTCCCGCTGGTCGCCAAGGAGGGGGGCGTCCTCCGCCGCGCCGGCCACACCGAGGCCGCCGTCGACCTCGCCCGCATGGCCGGGCTGACCCCGGCGGGCGTGCTGTGCGAGATCCTCAACGACACCGGCGACCGCGCCGACCGCGACCAGCTGACCGCTTTCAGCGAGCAGCACGGCCTGCCGATCATCTCGATCGAGCAGCTCATCGCCTACCGCCGCGTCCGCGAGAAGCTGGTGCACCGCGAGGCGGAAGCCAAGCTGCCGACCAAGTACGGCGAGGGCCGCATCATCTGCTACCGCGTCGAGCACGAGACCATGGAGCCGGTCGTGTTCACGATGGGCGACCTCGCGTCGGCCGACGCGCCGCTCGTGCGGCTGCACTCGTCGTGCTTCACGGGCGACCTGCTGGAGTCGCTCCGCTGCGACTGCGGCGACCAGCTGCACATGGCGCTCGACATGATCAGCCGCGAGGGCGTCGGCGCGCTGGTGTACCTGCCGCAGGAAGGCCGGGGGATCGGCCTGCCCGCCAAGATCAAGGCCTACGCCCTGCAGGACGACGGCATGGACACGGTTGAGGCCAACGTCGCGCTCGGCTTCAAGGTCGACCCCCGCGACTACGGCGTCGGCATCCAGCTGCTCAAGGACCTGGGCCTGCGGAAGATCCGCCTGCTGACCAACAACCCCAAGAAGACCGACGCGTTTGTCTACGGCGGCTACGACCTCGAGGTCGTCGACCAGGTGCCGATCGTCGGCCCAATGAACAAGCACAACGAGAAGTACCTCAGCACCAAACGCGACAAGATGGGCCACCAGCTGCCGGGCAAGTGA
- a CDS encoding DUF1559 family PulG-like putative transporter, whose translation MSLANQARRKGFTLVELLVVIAIIGTLVALLLPAVQSARESARRNTCLNNMKQLQLALQQYDTSLRKLPGYINSIEDVTSQKDGNGQYEKARRASWVVMTFPYIEQTALYDQWSKNWPNTTPVQLGAQNFASIEGLICPSDPPEDPLAPSLSYVANAGQSFVDTTRSSGIPTENVANGVFFDLSKNLNVEGQSDSREAQPASQCSMDYVSANDGTSKTLMLSENIHALFWSYAPYGTYPDASNADVADGKHHFGFTWHNRISDDTDTADIDETKTTRINGAADLLPPSVMVSSQSGAPGSETAFTPYYGYPNSAHPSGVNAAFCDGHIIFLTENIDPQIYAQLMTSNYKRSSYVNQASNIADRKLPQPSDSDY comes from the coding sequence ATGAGTCTAGCGAACCAAGCCCGCCGCAAGGGCTTTACCCTGGTCGAGCTGCTGGTGGTGATCGCCATTATCGGCACGCTGGTGGCGCTCTTGCTGCCGGCGGTGCAGTCGGCGCGTGAGTCGGCCCGCCGCAACACCTGCCTGAACAATATGAAGCAGCTGCAGCTCGCCCTGCAGCAGTACGACACCTCGCTTCGCAAGCTGCCGGGCTACATCAACTCGATCGAGGACGTCACCAGCCAGAAGGACGGCAACGGGCAGTACGAGAAGGCCCGCCGCGCAAGCTGGGTCGTGATGACCTTCCCGTACATTGAGCAGACCGCCCTTTACGACCAGTGGTCGAAAAACTGGCCCAACACGACGCCCGTCCAACTCGGGGCCCAGAACTTCGCCTCGATCGAGGGGCTGATCTGTCCCAGCGACCCGCCGGAGGACCCGCTGGCGCCGTCGCTGTCGTATGTGGCCAACGCCGGCCAGTCGTTTGTCGACACCACACGGTCGTCGGGCATCCCGACCGAGAACGTGGCCAACGGCGTGTTCTTCGACCTCAGCAAGAACCTGAACGTCGAAGGGCAGAGCGATAGTCGCGAAGCACAGCCCGCCTCGCAGTGCTCCATGGACTACGTTAGCGCGAACGACGGCACCTCCAAGACGCTCATGCTGAGCGAGAACATCCACGCCCTGTTCTGGTCGTACGCCCCTTACGGCACCTACCCCGACGCCAGCAATGCAGACGTCGCGGACGGCAAGCACCATTTCGGCTTCACTTGGCACAACCGGATCTCGGACGACACCGACACCGCCGATATCGACGAGACCAAGACCACCCGCATCAACGGCGCGGCGGACCTGCTCCCTCCGAGCGTGATGGTCTCGTCTCAGAGCGGTGCGCCCGGGAGCGAGACCGCCTTTACCCCTTACTACGGCTACCCCAATTCGGCCCACCCGAGCGGCGTCAACGCGGCGTTCTGCGACGGTCACATCATCTTCCTGACCGAGAACATCGACCCCCAGATCTACGCCCAGTTGATGACCTCTAACTACAAGCGGTCGAGCTATGTCAACCAGGCAAGCAATATCGCCGACCGCAAGCTGCCGCAGCCGTCGGACAGCGACTATTGA
- the fae gene encoding formaldehyde-activating enzyme gives MSMYIGEALAGDGNEIAHIDLMVGSKDGPVGTAFANALANQSEGHTNLLAVVTPNLAVKPATVMITKVTIKGMKQAVQMFGPAQAAVAKAVAESVAEGVIPKDQCEDLVIVCGVFIHPEAAEDKKIFDYNLEATKAAIASAMAGKPTADEMIAGKDQAHPFQGF, from the coding sequence ATGTCTATGTACATCGGCGAGGCCCTGGCCGGCGACGGCAACGAGATTGCCCACATCGACCTGATGGTCGGCAGCAAGGACGGCCCGGTCGGCACGGCGTTCGCCAACGCCCTGGCCAACCAGAGCGAGGGCCACACCAACCTGCTAGCAGTCGTCACGCCCAACCTGGCGGTCAAGCCGGCTACCGTGATGATTACGAAGGTGACCATCAAAGGGATGAAGCAGGCCGTGCAGATGTTCGGCCCGGCCCAGGCCGCGGTCGCCAAGGCGGTGGCCGAGAGCGTCGCCGAGGGCGTGATCCCCAAGGACCAGTGCGAGGACCTGGTGATTGTCTGCGGCGTCTTCATCCACCCCGAGGCCGCCGAAGACAAGAAGATCTTCGACTACAACCTCGAGGCCACCAAGGCGGCCATCGCCAGCGCCATGGCCGGCAAGCCGACCGCCGACGAGATGATTGCCGGCAAAGACCAGGCGCACCCCTTCCAAGGGTTCTAG
- a CDS encoding NAD(P)-dependent methylenetetrahydromethanopterin dehydrogenase → MPAKILLCLDSDPQPSVFDAVVAVDSGVDHLLRHGGVTPADVEGLVHGAMFTRAPDQLQNTALFIGGSDVAAGEELLAAAAECFFGPMRVSVLLDSNGCNTTAAAAVLAASRHAELGDKPTATVLGSGPVGQRIALLLAGEGVRVQVASRKQARAREVCERLADHVDGSLLEAVGRDQKPVAAILSGGDLLFSAGPAGVEMVTADELAAASPRVAIDLNAAPPLGIGGIEVTDKAVDRSGCVSYGAIGVGGTKMKIHRAAIARLFETNDAVLDAAEVYELGKAIG, encoded by the coding sequence ATGCCCGCCAAGATCCTGTTGTGCCTGGATAGCGATCCGCAGCCTAGCGTGTTCGACGCGGTCGTCGCGGTCGACTCGGGCGTCGACCACCTGCTGCGGCACGGCGGGGTCACGCCGGCCGATGTCGAAGGCCTGGTGCACGGCGCGATGTTCACCCGTGCGCCCGATCAGCTCCAGAACACCGCGCTGTTCATCGGCGGGTCGGACGTGGCGGCGGGCGAAGAGCTGCTGGCCGCGGCGGCCGAATGCTTCTTTGGCCCGATGCGGGTGTCGGTGCTGCTCGACTCCAACGGCTGCAACACCACCGCGGCGGCCGCGGTGCTGGCCGCCAGCCGCCACGCCGAACTCGGCGACAAGCCCACCGCGACCGTGCTCGGCAGCGGGCCGGTGGGGCAGCGGATCGCCCTGCTGTTGGCCGGCGAGGGCGTGCGGGTGCAGGTCGCCTCACGCAAGCAGGCCCGCGCCCGTGAGGTGTGCGAGCGGCTCGCCGACCATGTCGACGGCAGCCTGCTCGAGGCGGTGGGGCGGGACCAGAAACCGGTCGCCGCAATCCTCTCCGGCGGCGACCTCTTGTTCTCTGCCGGACCAGCCGGCGTCGAGATGGTCACGGCCGACGAGCTGGCCGCGGCGTCGCCGCGGGTGGCGATCGACCTGAACGCCGCGCCGCCACTCGGCATCGGCGGCATCGAAGTGACCGACAAGGCAGTCGATCGCAGCGGCTGCGTCAGCTACGGCGCGATCGGCGTCGGCGGGACCAAGATGAAGATCCACCGGGCCGCGATCGCACGGCTGTTCGAAACGAACGACGCCGTCCTCGACGCCGCCGAGGTGTACGAACTCGGCAAGGCGATCGGGTAG